The Mucilaginibacter mallensis genome has a segment encoding these proteins:
- a CDS encoding class I mannose-6-phosphate isomerase, translated as MDKMNSNNTTDQGNNHMSKGVPLRKSSQTLMPVILNQDDTEMAYNIYPVCSLGSKKIFNGYTSLVQWIIKQKTIVIDGYGEVFWDEIKSAIDQQITNAGLTINWIETAAYLKPVAEIDAMVSPFLGERESVWGTKCLLTLKDFYQDEFGAQSPDKAFDINIVVGTGAALINWNAPIIYIDLPKNELQYRMRAGSITNLGCNELCEPFLMYKRFYFVDWVLLNQHKKAILDKITVIADGQWIDDINWMFRSDFIKGLNKLGSSIIRVRPWFEPGVWGGQWIKQHIPKVNEDVENYAWSFELIVPENGLVFESDGYLLEVSFDFLMFHNKDQVLGKHAAQFGDEFPIRFDFLDTYDGANLSIQCHPRLKYIQEVFGENITQDETYYILDCKEDAQVFLGFQEDIDAALFKNALIESQNKNVEINITDFVQSLPAKKHDLFLIPNGTIHSAGANNMVLEISATPYIFTFKMYDWLRLDMDGNPRPINIDHAFNNLNFERKGSQVLGELISKPYVIEAGENWQLVHLPTHPEHFYDVHRIEFDKEISIETNNDCHVMMLVEGESVFVETADGTKQAFAYAETFVIPAAAKSYKLINLGKEQAKVIKAFLK; from the coding sequence ATGGATAAAATGAATTCAAATAACACTACTGATCAAGGCAATAATCACATGTCCAAAGGAGTGCCTCTTCGCAAGTCGTCACAAACGCTGATGCCTGTCATTTTAAATCAAGATGATACGGAAATGGCTTATAATATTTACCCGGTTTGTTCACTTGGCAGTAAAAAAATCTTTAATGGTTATACCTCATTAGTCCAATGGATTATTAAACAAAAAACGATTGTTATTGATGGTTATGGGGAAGTTTTTTGGGATGAGATTAAGTCGGCGATAGATCAGCAAATTACAAACGCTGGATTAACAATCAATTGGATTGAAACCGCAGCCTATTTAAAACCGGTAGCTGAAATTGATGCCATGGTAAGCCCCTTTTTAGGTGAACGGGAATCAGTTTGGGGGACAAAATGTTTATTGACGCTTAAAGATTTTTATCAGGATGAGTTTGGTGCCCAATCCCCTGATAAAGCGTTTGATATTAATATAGTAGTGGGTACAGGTGCAGCATTGATAAACTGGAATGCCCCGATAATCTATATCGATCTGCCAAAAAATGAATTACAATACCGGATGCGGGCTGGCTCGATCACCAATTTGGGTTGCAACGAGTTATGTGAACCTTTTTTGATGTATAAGAGGTTTTATTTTGTGGATTGGGTTTTATTAAACCAGCATAAAAAAGCAATCCTCGATAAAATTACTGTTATAGCTGATGGGCAATGGATTGATGATATAAACTGGATGTTTAGATCGGATTTTATTAAGGGTTTAAATAAGCTTGGTAGTTCTATTATCCGTGTAAGGCCATGGTTTGAACCCGGAGTATGGGGAGGGCAGTGGATAAAGCAACATATCCCTAAGGTAAATGAAGATGTCGAAAATTACGCATGGTCATTTGAACTAATAGTTCCTGAGAATGGATTGGTATTTGAAAGCGATGGCTATTTGCTGGAAGTATCCTTCGACTTTTTAATGTTCCATAATAAGGATCAGGTGCTTGGCAAACATGCCGCGCAATTTGGCGACGAATTTCCGATAAGGTTTGATTTTCTGGATACTTATGATGGCGCTAATTTATCTATACAGTGTCATCCTCGCCTGAAATATATTCAGGAAGTTTTTGGCGAAAATATTACACAAGACGAGACTTATTACATTCTTGATTGTAAGGAGGATGCCCAGGTATTTCTTGGCTTTCAGGAGGATATTGATGCAGCTTTATTTAAGAATGCCTTAATAGAAAGTCAGAATAAAAATGTCGAAATAAACATTACTGACTTTGTGCAGTCGCTTCCGGCTAAAAAACACGACCTGTTTTTAATCCCAAACGGAACTATTCATAGTGCGGGGGCAAATAATATGGTGCTTGAAATAAGCGCCACCCCGTACATATTTACCTTTAAAATGTATGATTGGCTTAGGCTGGATATGGATGGCAACCCCCGGCCAATCAATATCGACCACGCATTTAACAACCTCAATTTTGAACGAAAAGGGAGCCAGGTACTCGGGGAGCTTATTTCAAAACCCTATGTTATTGAGGCTGGCGAAAATTGGCAGTTGGTTCACCTGCCAACACATCCGGAACATTTTTATGATGTACATAGAATTGAATTCGACAAAGAAATAAGCATAGAGACCAATAATGACTGCCATGTGATGATGCTGGTTGAAGGGGAGTCCGTTTTTGTGGAAACAGCCGATGGAACAAAACAGGCTTTTGCCTATGCTGAAACCTTTGTTATTCCAGCTGCTGCAAAAAGTTATAAGTTGATTAACCTGGGTAAGGAACAGGCAAAAGTTATCAAAGCATTTTTAAAGTAA
- a CDS encoding c-type cytochrome domain-containing protein: MVIIIYFYLPTVDLPPDVKQAYEALPKSLDYNVDVKPILSDKCFACHEPDKAKQKAGLRLDIAQYTFMTFRLRWVLT; this comes from the coding sequence GTGGTAATAATTATTTACTTTTATTTACCAACAGTTGATTTACCACCTGATGTAAAACAGGCTTATGAGGCTTTGCCAAAATCATTGGATTATAATGTAGATGTTAAACCAATACTTTCGGATAAATGTTTTGCATGTCATGAACCTGATAAGGCAAAACAAAAAGCTGGGTTGCGGCTGGATATAGCACAGTACACGTTCATGACTTTCAGGCTACGATGGGTATTGACCTGA
- a CDS encoding NHL repeat-containing protein yields the protein MDNSRRNFIRNSAVVSVAVASSPVRSFAILHKDTQPDDQIIGHGGFTYKPDKNWAKISVNNTPLANCHEMVQDSKGRLIMLGDHTHNNILIFDKSGKLMDYWGTALPGGHGLSISKEGGEDFLLLTDCGWALDKTGSSYGQSGQVLKTTLDGKLIFAIGHPRTIGIYKDDEPFKPTETAVAPNGDIYVADGYGSDYIIQYNSKGQYIRHFGGHHNANAEHNLVNAHGVTIDTRDKNNPTLICTSREENCFKVFTLDGKFIKRIDMPGMYVCRAVINEENVYAGVCWSKDTAGKRFDYSGFVTVLDVNNKVVSNPGGTAPVYKNDVLQPALQAAKPVFYHGHDVCVDEDKSVYVCQWNAYHTAPVKLMRV from the coding sequence ATGGATAATTCGAGAAGAAATTTTATTCGCAATTCTGCTGTAGTATCGGTAGCAGTTGCATCCTCGCCGGTACGGAGCTTTGCTATTTTACATAAAGATACACAGCCAGACGATCAAATTATAGGCCACGGCGGCTTTACCTACAAACCCGATAAGAACTGGGCAAAAATCAGCGTAAATAATACGCCGCTTGCTAACTGTCATGAAATGGTACAGGACAGCAAAGGCCGCCTTATTATGCTTGGTGACCACACGCACAACAACATCCTGATCTTTGATAAATCGGGCAAATTGATGGATTACTGGGGAACCGCTCTACCGGGCGGGCATGGTTTAAGTATTAGCAAAGAAGGGGGCGAAGACTTTTTACTGCTTACTGATTGCGGTTGGGCTTTGGACAAAACGGGTAGTAGCTACGGGCAGTCGGGCCAGGTACTAAAAACCACACTCGATGGCAAGCTGATATTTGCCATTGGGCACCCTCGTACCATAGGTATTTATAAAGATGATGAGCCATTTAAACCAACTGAAACTGCCGTAGCGCCCAATGGCGATATATATGTAGCTGACGGATACGGATCAGATTACATTATTCAGTACAATAGCAAAGGGCAATATATTCGTCATTTTGGAGGGCACCATAATGCTAATGCCGAGCATAACCTTGTTAATGCGCATGGGGTAACCATTGATACAAGGGATAAGAATAATCCTACGCTGATATGCACTTCGCGCGAGGAAAACTGCTTTAAGGTATTTACCCTTGATGGTAAATTTATTAAACGTATAGATATGCCCGGGATGTATGTATGCAGGGCCGTAATTAATGAGGAGAACGTGTATGCCGGTGTATGCTGGTCAAAGGATACGGCAGGAAAACGCTTCGATTATTCTGGTTTCGTAACCGTATTGGATGTCAATAACAAAGTGGTATCTAATCCCGGTGGAACGGCCCCAGTTTATAAAAATGATGTTTTGCAGCCCGCTTTGCAGGCTGCAAAACCTGTTTTTTATCATGGGCACGATGTGTGCGTTGACGAAGATAAAAGTGTATATGTATGTCAGTGGAACGCCTATCATACAGCTCCGGTGAAATTAATGCGTGTATGA
- a CDS encoding amylo-alpha-1,6-glucosidase — MADKQLDTVYTKATALLSKGFNAGDGYPQVWIRDFNTFIETSCKVYSRDSIRTNLLTFIRLQQPNGEIVDGYVLKGHVTWNDPNIYTSPNDKSHVGFKNTVETDQETSLIQAIAKYIRVTGDKSILQETIAGKTALQHLEISISYLLKNRYSKKYHLLTGATTQDWGDVQIEGGAVVDVDENTHWAIDIYDNAMFVIALNDMAGFYKTGTERQKWLQLKTTTISSIRKHLWDAKKHKFIPHLYLDKSPFPASFDENKIYFHGGTAVAIEAGILSKNEIRLVNQDMLRNVKLSGAPSIGLTLYPIYPEGIYKNSSSSKPFIYQNGGDWTWFGARMIQQLIRYGFVKEAYEELQPMINRTIKDNGFYEWYGVDGKPNGSAAFKGSAGVLAKAIDQLKEWAKNN, encoded by the coding sequence ATGGCAGATAAACAGCTGGACACTGTTTACACAAAAGCTACAGCTCTTTTAAGTAAAGGCTTTAATGCTGGTGATGGTTATCCCCAGGTTTGGATACGTGATTTTAATACTTTTATTGAAACTTCATGCAAAGTTTATAGCCGTGACAGCATCAGAACCAATTTACTTACCTTTATCCGACTTCAACAGCCCAACGGTGAAATTGTAGATGGCTATGTATTAAAAGGTCACGTAACCTGGAACGATCCTAATATTTACACTTCTCCAAATGACAAATCCCATGTGGGGTTTAAGAATACAGTAGAAACAGATCAGGAAACATCACTAATACAGGCAATTGCCAAATACATCCGCGTAACCGGCGACAAATCAATTTTGCAGGAAACGATTGCGGGGAAAACTGCATTACAACACCTGGAGATATCCATTTCCTATTTACTAAAGAACCGTTACTCAAAAAAGTACCATCTTTTAACCGGTGCTACAACACAAGATTGGGGAGACGTACAGATTGAAGGCGGTGCGGTAGTTGATGTTGATGAAAATACCCATTGGGCTATTGATATATATGATAATGCCATGTTTGTTATAGCGCTCAATGATATGGCTGGTTTTTATAAAACCGGAACAGAGCGGCAGAAGTGGCTACAGCTAAAAACGACCACTATCAGCTCGATCAGAAAACATCTTTGGGATGCAAAAAAACATAAATTTATTCCGCATTTGTATCTTGATAAATCACCTTTCCCGGCGAGTTTTGATGAAAACAAAATCTACTTTCATGGGGGAACAGCTGTTGCTATTGAAGCAGGCATTTTGTCAAAAAATGAAATCAGACTTGTTAATCAGGACATGCTTCGGAATGTTAAACTATCCGGCGCTCCTTCCATTGGCTTAACACTTTACCCCATCTACCCGGAAGGTATTTATAAAAACTCATCTTCATCAAAACCTTTTATATACCAAAATGGCGGAGACTGGACCTGGTTTGGTGCAAGAATGATTCAGCAGCTTATACGTTATGGCTTTGTTAAAGAAGCTTATGAAGAATTACAACCCATGATCAACAGAACAATTAAAGATAATGGTTTTTATGAATGGTATGGCGTTGATGGTAAACCGAACGGTTCGGCAGCGTTCAAAGGCTCGGCCGGGGTATTGGCAAAAGCTATAGACCAATTGAAAGAGTGGGCAAAAAATAATTAA
- a CDS encoding 2Fe-2S iron-sulfur cluster-binding protein, whose translation MAGIADPCFIQKIDIHIESFNKNDQDLEDDTQELLGDQESLKTEPDFSIEFLQSGKKVKWDNRYRSILEFAEGNDIEISSGCLFGDCGTCLTEIKKGDVRYLHQTLITADKGKCLPCSCIPISNVVLNV comes from the coding sequence ATGGCAGGCATAGCTGATCCGTGTTTCATTCAAAAAATCGATATCCATATCGAATCATTTAATAAAAATGATCAGGATTTGGAGGATGACACGCAGGAGCTTTTGGGGGATCAGGAAAGCCTAAAAACCGAACCTGACTTTTCAATTGAATTTTTGCAATCAGGAAAAAAAGTAAAATGGGATAATAGGTATAGATCGATATTGGAATTTGCGGAAGGGAATGACATTGAAATAAGCTCTGGTTGTCTTTTTGGTGATTGCGGTACTTGCCTTACTGAAATAAAGAAAGGGGATGTGCGCTATTTGCATCAAACACTAATTACCGCTGATAAAGGTAAATGTTTGCCTTGTAGCTGCATCCCGATAAGTAATGTAGTATTGAACGTCTGA
- a CDS encoding GntR family transcriptional regulator, which translates to MKYSIDHKSPVPLHVQAEMLLRKIIEDEEYQNGKTIPNEVELAKQLAISRTTLRQAINKLVFEGLLVRKKRFGTKVANGAVSSRSNNWLSFSQEMKLRGVTIKNFELHVTWVYPDETLANFFEIKTDRKILKMERVRGKPNEPFVYFVSYFHPRVGLTGDEDFKRPLYEILENDHSIIATLSKEEITAIAADEFIANKLKMEVGSPVLFRKRLVFDQADRQIEYNLGYYKGDSFVYTVESSR; encoded by the coding sequence ATGAAATACTCAATCGATCACAAAAGCCCGGTTCCACTGCATGTACAGGCAGAAATGCTTTTAAGAAAAATAATTGAAGATGAAGAATATCAAAATGGAAAGACCATTCCAAATGAGGTTGAATTAGCCAAACAATTAGCCATATCGCGCACCACATTAAGGCAGGCCATTAACAAATTAGTATTTGAAGGGCTTTTGGTCCGTAAAAAAAGGTTCGGGACCAAGGTTGCTAACGGAGCAGTTAGTTCCCGATCAAATAACTGGCTAAGCTTTTCACAGGAAATGAAATTGAGAGGTGTTACTATAAAGAATTTCGAACTTCATGTAACCTGGGTGTACCCTGACGAAACCCTTGCAAATTTCTTTGAAATAAAAACAGATCGCAAAATATTGAAGATGGAACGGGTAAGGGGGAAACCTAATGAGCCATTCGTTTACTTCGTTTCTTATTTTCATCCACGTGTGGGCCTAACAGGTGATGAAGATTTTAAAAGACCGCTGTACGAAATACTGGAAAACGACCACTCCATAATTGCTACCTTATCTAAGGAAGAAATAACTGCTATAGCCGCAGATGAATTTATTGCCAATAAGCTTAAGATGGAGGTTGGCAGCCCCGTTCTCTTCAGAAAACGGTTGGTCTTCGATCAGGCAGACCGGCAAATTGAATACAACCTTGGATATTACAAGGGCGATAGTTTTGTATATACCGTAGAAAGTTCAAGATAA
- a CDS encoding helix-turn-helix domain-containing protein, giving the protein MDIDFLNETRISYACHLLLETRKPIPAIAYECGYNTTANFHKQFLKVKMNTPLQYRKLFVPGMMEPGTNIGIVDVS; this is encoded by the coding sequence ATGGATATCGATTTTTTGAATGAAACACGGATCAGCTATGCCTGCCATTTGCTACTCGAAACGCGTAAACCGATACCTGCAATTGCTTATGAGTGCGGGTATAATACGACGGCCAACTTTCACAAGCAGTTCCTAAAGGTCAAAATGAATACGCCATTACAATACCGGAAATTGTTCGTGCCGGGAATGATGGAACCAGGCACCAACATTGGCATTGTTGATGTTAGCTAG
- a CDS encoding glycoside hydrolase family 38 N-terminal domain-containing protein produces the protein MKKIKYIVVMILLFPPGLFCYANAMKIVGNRKSVVPRQLSTNDTIFPGDMVCTVQPFYRYRKDGKPGREVTIDFKNGKLYNNAQIEVRVSDKKEITNLVAQKEGYTHCSVLLPTDIGVDKASKVRVTLRQGNEKLIKTVLIPPMRHWNVYLYNHSHVDIGYTNIQKQVELLHKTNILEGIKLAEETKDFPEGARFRWNPEITWPLERLSKTMPGQWEGVLKAIKDGYLCADASYLNLNTSVCSDEELFHAFSFSRKLQELTGKPIDVFQQMDVPGMSWGLVPVLAQEGVRYIMAWPNPDRSGFAHKDIDQRPFWWVGPDGKSKILFLQPGGYGNSGSFDKGGKTGRPWFGQRNPDKMPTVIRTGSANVNFVSNVTSMEKADYPFDFIVLSWSLWDNSPIDADIPDAVKAWNKEYAYPHIIISGGHEIMEMIEKKYGDKLPVVKGDYTEYWTDGLGSAARYTALNRNAKERLLQAETLWSMLRPGKPAPRNDFDEAWRYISLGSEHTWGSENPSEPYFFNAIWKGKQHYFQEANDRSQEMFDEALAPATGKSEGALGPEDGPAKGGIAVFNNHSWKHGGLVTLSPAESTKGDRVIDEQGNEVLAQRLSTGELVFMASDVPALGSRHYRVVPGRCTLTGDCKVNQTVMENSQVRVEINPRSGDITQLVCLSTGNNLADINVNGGLNAFRWIPANVYHPKADSDIVISQVESGPLVVELNVKSKGEGCRSINRSVRLVAGQPSVEIANTVDKLPLLAKDGIHFGFGFNVPQSKARVDIPWGIMEVEKDQWPQGNRNWIAMQRWLDVSNDKQGVTWCSLDAPVFEYGSMSANISLSFGAKGPWISKLEPSSTIYSWAMNNHWYTNFPLTQDGPVTFRYSILPHGAYDAVAANHFGMEQAQPLAHVATNNDPKVKPFIAIDNEKVYLTIMKSLADGKDIIVRLRSLSDKPENVKLSFPGGAPKSVHICKVEEKAGDEINGNVTVLPYGFVTLRVEL, from the coding sequence ATGAAGAAAATAAAGTACATAGTTGTTATGATCTTGCTTTTCCCCCCGGGTTTATTTTGTTATGCCAATGCCATGAAAATTGTTGGCAATCGAAAATCTGTTGTTCCCAGGCAGCTATCAACAAATGACACCATCTTTCCTGGTGATATGGTTTGTACGGTACAACCTTTCTATCGCTATCGTAAAGACGGTAAACCAGGCAGAGAAGTCACCATCGACTTTAAAAACGGAAAACTCTATAATAATGCACAAATAGAAGTACGTGTTTCGGATAAGAAAGAGATCACTAATCTGGTAGCCCAAAAAGAGGGGTACACCCATTGCAGTGTGCTGTTACCAACAGATATTGGTGTGGATAAGGCATCAAAAGTTCGTGTCACGCTGCGCCAGGGGAATGAAAAATTAATAAAAACAGTATTGATTCCACCAATGCGGCATTGGAATGTTTATTTATACAATCATTCACATGTAGATATAGGTTATACTAACATCCAGAAGCAAGTTGAACTTCTTCATAAAACGAATATACTTGAAGGGATTAAGTTGGCCGAAGAGACTAAAGATTTTCCTGAAGGAGCCCGTTTTCGTTGGAATCCGGAAATAACATGGCCGTTGGAGCGCTTATCGAAAACAATGCCCGGACAATGGGAAGGCGTTTTAAAGGCCATTAAGGATGGCTATTTGTGTGCTGATGCGAGTTATTTAAACTTGAATACGAGTGTGTGTTCTGATGAAGAACTCTTTCATGCATTTAGTTTTAGTCGCAAATTGCAAGAACTAACAGGTAAGCCGATAGACGTCTTTCAACAAATGGACGTTCCGGGTATGTCGTGGGGGCTGGTGCCAGTGTTGGCCCAGGAAGGTGTACGCTATATTATGGCATGGCCGAACCCCGATAGGTCCGGCTTTGCCCATAAAGATATTGATCAGCGCCCATTTTGGTGGGTGGGACCCGATGGTAAATCAAAAATACTTTTTCTTCAGCCTGGCGGGTACGGGAATAGTGGCAGTTTTGACAAAGGAGGAAAAACCGGTCGACCATGGTTTGGCCAGCGTAACCCGGACAAAATGCCCACAGTTATCCGGACCGGAAGCGCCAATGTGAATTTCGTAAGTAATGTAACCAGTATGGAGAAAGCCGATTATCCTTTTGATTTTATTGTACTGTCATGGAGTTTATGGGATAATTCACCGATAGATGCAGATATTCCTGACGCTGTAAAAGCATGGAACAAAGAATATGCCTACCCTCATATCATTATTTCAGGCGGGCATGAGATCATGGAAATGATTGAGAAAAAATATGGCGATAAACTGCCTGTTGTTAAAGGCGATTATACCGAATATTGGACCGATGGCCTGGGCTCTGCTGCCCGGTATACAGCGCTAAACCGCAATGCAAAAGAGCGCCTGCTTCAGGCAGAAACACTCTGGTCGATGCTTCGCCCCGGTAAACCTGCCCCCCGCAATGATTTTGATGAAGCATGGCGCTATATTTCTCTGGGTTCTGAACATACATGGGGCAGTGAAAACCCGTCCGAGCCTTATTTTTTTAACGCTATCTGGAAAGGAAAACAACATTACTTTCAGGAAGCTAACGACCGTTCACAGGAAATGTTTGATGAAGCGCTGGCTCCGGCAACCGGGAAATCAGAAGGAGCTTTAGGTCCTGAGGATGGCCCCGCCAAAGGTGGAATCGCTGTTTTTAACAATCATTCATGGAAACATGGTGGGCTGGTAACGCTTAGCCCCGCTGAAAGCACTAAAGGCGACCGTGTTATTGATGAACAAGGCAACGAGGTTTTAGCTCAGCGCCTGTCAACAGGCGAGTTGGTCTTTATGGCATCTGATGTACCGGCTCTTGGGTCACGTCATTACCGGGTTGTTCCCGGAAGGTGCACATTGACTGGCGATTGCAAAGTAAACCAGACGGTGATGGAAAATAGTCAGGTTCGTGTGGAAATTAATCCCAGGTCTGGCGATATTACTCAGCTTGTATGTCTTTCAACCGGTAATAATTTGGCCGATATAAATGTAAACGGAGGACTAAACGCATTTCGCTGGATCCCTGCCAATGTATATCACCCAAAGGCTGATAGTGACATTGTTATTTCTCAAGTTGAATCAGGGCCATTGGTAGTGGAACTTAATGTAAAATCCAAGGGGGAAGGTTGTCGTTCTATAAACAGAAGTGTTCGGCTCGTTGCCGGGCAGCCATCTGTTGAGATTGCAAATACTGTTGACAAACTTCCTTTATTAGCCAAAGATGGTATCCACTTCGGGTTTGGGTTCAATGTGCCGCAAAGTAAAGCACGTGTTGATATTCCGTGGGGGATAATGGAAGTGGAAAAAGATCAGTGGCCGCAAGGTAACAGAAATTGGATCGCCATGCAGCGATGGCTTGATGTTTCTAACGATAAACAAGGGGTTACATGGTGTTCGCTTGATGCCCCGGTTTTTGAATACGGCAGCATGTCTGCAAATATTTCACTTAGTTTTGGTGCCAAAGGGCCATGGATCAGCAAGTTGGAGCCAAGCTCAACTATTTATTCATGGGCGATGAATAATCACTGGTATACAAATTTCCCATTGACGCAAGACGGGCCGGTAACATTCCGGTATAGTATACTTCCGCATGGAGCCTATGATGCGGTTGCTGCCAATCATTTTGGGATGGAACAAGCACAACCATTAGCCCATGTGGCCACAAATAATGATCCCAAAGTTAAACCATTTATTGCCATTGATAACGAGAAAGTATATTTGACGATAATGAAATCTTTGGCTGACGGTAAAGATATTATTGTCCGTCTTCGTTCTTTATCTGATAAACCGGAAAATGTGAAACTAAGCTTCCCGGGCGGCGCGCCAAAATCAGTACATATTTGTAAGGTAGAAGAGAAAGCGGGAGATGAAATTAACGGGAATGTAACTGTATTGCCATACGGCTTTGTTACACTACGGGTAGAACTATAA